Proteins from one Octopus bimaculoides isolate UCB-OBI-ISO-001 chromosome 19, ASM119413v2, whole genome shotgun sequence genomic window:
- the LOC106873566 gene encoding protein LTO1 homolog: MSVANINVNNVPNDVDIFESVVMQEESSVKAGYLAGLNHGTEKGQEDGYQLGHSLGCSVGNEIGFLQGFVSTWLALLDQSPDTKEKTSKALTSLQTLLGKYPLGTVNSTCVTDLKMIQARFKKVVSLLGINISWSHTASKQESLSF; the protein is encoded by the exons ATGTCTGTCGCGAACATCAACGTCAATAATGTTCCTAATGATGTCGATATCTTCGAGTCTGTTGTGATGCAAGAAGAAAg TTCTGTGAAGGCAGGttatttggctggtttgaaccaTGGTACTGAAAAGGGTCAAGAAGACGGTTATCAACTTGGACATTCCTTGGGATGCAGTGTTGGAAATGAG ATCGGCTTCCTACAAGGATTTGTCTCAACATGGTTGGCATTACTTGACCAATCTCCTGATACTAAAGAGAA aACTTCCAAGGCATTAACATCTCTGCAAACTCTTCTTGGTAAATATCCTCTGGGAACTGTGAATAGCACATGTGTCACAGACCTGAAAATGATCCAAGCAAGATTTAAAAAG gttGTGTCTTTGCTGGGTATAAATATCAGTTGGAGTCACACGGCATCCAAACAAGAAAGCTTATCGTTTTAG